Proteins encoded together in one Skermanella rosea window:
- a CDS encoding type IV secretory system conjugative DNA transfer family protein: protein MAILTPSFVTDLDAPLLRLGRRDVWTARDAFTGTLVLGGVGSGKTSGSGKYLATTMLSSGWGGLVLCAKPDEADRWRRYARDCGREKSLIVFDGSGRWKFNFLKYAMAMEMAAGGVGNVAAVLTTVLQAASGNTAPPGAGSGDQFWQKAAKEAITHALAILWAAFGTVTLEDMMRLLQSRPAQPKAITAEWKKASYMAAALATAYERPMHAMPEADFWGSYRYLTEVLPNPDPRTTGNLIQTLSADLFPLMMGPMRELFGSGLNVCPEMTHEGAVIVMDLPVRGWAEAGVLGQGIMKYLWQRAAERRRVDKHTRPVFLFVDEAQLLLSPYDAEFQSTARSARIATVYLSQNLPAFYERVGGRNPQDVADALLGHFQTKIFHSNTCHRTNQWASDGIGKRLQMRRTWGENVGGGTSWGTQGGWSSQSSSGPGGGSNGGGNTGGWSDGGNISEGRNAGVNEVIDYDVQPSRFTGLRPGGPENAGIVDGIMVKGGTPWRGSGRNWLPIEFQQS, encoded by the coding sequence ATGGCAATCCTCACACCTTCTTTCGTGACCGATCTCGATGCGCCCTTGCTGCGTCTGGGCAGGCGCGACGTTTGGACGGCCCGCGACGCCTTCACGGGCACGCTGGTGCTCGGAGGAGTAGGCTCGGGCAAAACCAGCGGCTCCGGGAAATACCTCGCCACGACGATGCTGTCGTCCGGCTGGGGCGGGCTGGTGCTCTGCGCGAAGCCGGACGAGGCCGACCGGTGGCGTCGCTATGCCCGCGACTGCGGCCGGGAGAAGAGCCTGATCGTGTTCGACGGGTCGGGCCGGTGGAAGTTCAATTTCCTGAAGTACGCGATGGCGATGGAGATGGCGGCCGGCGGCGTGGGCAACGTCGCCGCCGTGCTGACCACCGTGCTGCAGGCGGCCTCGGGCAACACCGCTCCCCCGGGGGCAGGCAGCGGGGATCAGTTCTGGCAGAAAGCGGCCAAGGAGGCGATCACCCACGCGCTGGCGATCCTGTGGGCGGCCTTCGGCACCGTCACGCTGGAGGACATGATGCGGCTCCTGCAGTCGCGCCCGGCGCAGCCCAAGGCGATCACGGCGGAGTGGAAGAAGGCCAGCTACATGGCGGCGGCGCTGGCCACGGCCTACGAGAGGCCGATGCATGCCATGCCGGAGGCCGATTTCTGGGGCAGCTACCGCTACCTGACCGAGGTGCTCCCCAACCCCGACCCGCGGACCACCGGCAACCTGATTCAGACGCTGTCCGCCGACCTGTTCCCGCTGATGATGGGGCCGATGCGCGAGCTGTTCGGCTCGGGCCTGAACGTTTGCCCGGAGATGACGCATGAGGGCGCCGTCATCGTCATGGACCTGCCGGTGCGCGGCTGGGCCGAGGCGGGCGTGCTGGGGCAGGGGATCATGAAGTACCTGTGGCAGCGCGCCGCCGAGCGCCGCCGGGTCGACAAGCACACGCGGCCCGTGTTCCTGTTCGTCGATGAGGCGCAGCTCCTGCTCAGCCCGTACGACGCCGAGTTCCAGTCCACGGCGCGTTCGGCGAGGATCGCGACCGTCTACCTCTCCCAGAACCTCCCGGCGTTCTACGAGCGCGTGGGGGGGCGGAACCCGCAGGACGTGGCGGACGCCCTGCTGGGCCATTTCCAGACCAAGATCTTCCACTCCAACACCTGCCACCGCACCAATCAGTGGGCTTCAGACGGCATCGGTAAGCGGCTGCAGATGCGCAGGACATGGGGCGAGAACGTGGGAGGCGGCACGAGCTGGGGCACGCAGGGCGGATGGTCGAGCCAGTCCAGCAGCGGCCCCGGCGGCGGATCGAACGGCGGCGGGAACACCGGGGGGTGGAGCGACGGTGGCAACATCTCGGAAGGTCGCAACGCCGGCGTCAACGAGGTGATCGACTATGACGTCCAGCCGTCCCGCTTCACCGGGCTCAGACCCGGCGGCCCGGAGAATGCCGGGATCGTCGATGGAATCATGGTGAAGGGCGGCACGCCGTGGCGCGGCTCGGGCCGGAACTGGCTGCCCATCGAGTTCCAGCAGAGCTGA
- a CDS encoding helix-turn-helix domain-containing protein produces the protein MTDRAAILRSIRKRKNLSQAEMGQQLGIEAETVSAYERSKRIVSEPVWKLLKIMMAMEE, from the coding sequence ATGACTGACCGCGCCGCCATTCTCCGCTCGATTCGAAAACGTAAGAACCTATCTCAGGCCGAGATGGGGCAGCAGCTCGGCATCGAGGCCGAAACCGTAAGCGCCTATGAGCGCAGCAAGCGGATCGTCTCCGAGCCGGTCTGGAAGCTCCTGAAGATCATGATGGCCATGGAGGAGTGA
- a CDS encoding phage Gp37/Gp68 family protein has translation MGENSKIEWTHHTFNTWWGCVKVSPACDNCYAESLSKRFGDHWGPKAEYRTFSDKHWNEPLRWNRAAEKAGERHRVFCASMADVFDNRAPEGARERLWALIRQTPHLDWLLLTKRPQNIAEMLPEDWGDGYPNVWLGVTVENQKEADRRIPILLQTRAVVHFLSCEPLLGPVDLNCIEPIYNGSGEMTSFTRALPDPSAPIDKHYIHWVIVGGESGPGARPMHPDWARSLRNQCRAAGVAFHFKQHGDWVSYDQIGANGWDFTHEHDGKRYGVISQGDFGRMERLLGGQAFETRYPWDDQTNPCMVRVGKKNAGRLLDGVEWNEVPG, from the coding sequence GTGGGAGAGAACAGTAAGATCGAATGGACACATCATACCTTCAATACTTGGTGGGGCTGCGTAAAGGTTAGTCCGGCATGCGATAATTGTTATGCTGAGTCCTTGAGTAAGCGTTTTGGCGATCACTGGGGACCGAAGGCCGAGTATCGCACCTTCAGCGATAAGCACTGGAACGAGCCGCTGCGCTGGAACCGGGCTGCTGAGAAGGCCGGTGAACGTCATCGCGTCTTCTGCGCCTCAATGGCCGACGTGTTCGATAACCGCGCTCCCGAGGGCGCGCGCGAGCGCCTGTGGGCACTGATCCGCCAGACCCCGCATCTTGACTGGCTGCTGCTGACGAAGCGGCCGCAGAACATCGCCGAGATGCTGCCCGAGGATTGGGGTGACGGATATCCGAATGTCTGGCTCGGCGTGACGGTGGAGAACCAAAAGGAAGCCGACCGGCGCATCCCGATCCTGCTGCAGACGAGGGCGGTAGTCCACTTTCTCAGCTGCGAACCGCTGCTCGGCCCGGTGGACCTGAACTGTATCGAGCCGATCTACAACGGTTCTGGCGAGATGACATCCTTTACCCGCGCCCTGCCAGACCCAAGCGCCCCGATAGACAAGCACTATATCCACTGGGTCATCGTCGGCGGCGAGAGCGGACCCGGTGCCCGCCCGATGCATCCCGACTGGGCGCGGTCGCTGCGTAACCAGTGCCGGGCGGCCGGTGTCGCCTTTCACTTCAAGCAGCATGGCGATTGGGTCAGCTACGACCAGATCGGCGCCAATGGCTGGGACTTCACTCACGAGCATGACGGCAAGCGGTATGGCGTCATCAGCCAAGGAGATTTCGGACGAATGGAGCGTCTACTCGGCGGGCAAGCGTTTGAGACGCGCTATCCGTGGGACGATCAAACCAATCCCTGCATGGTGCGCGTCGGAAAGAAGAACGCAGGCCGACTCTTGGATGGCGTCGAATGGAACGAGGTGCCGGGATGA
- a CDS encoding helix-turn-helix domain-containing protein, which produces MVDRPKSKSQGQDSYAQPAPKRQKAKEYVEILKPGEDAEQKLRAVRSLRPKSDMWGSWQTKKQINTKKCGTTTLAFAARLVALRRAAGLTQVQMAERAGITQSYLSKLERGTLEPSFPTLFALAKALNCPASSLLEGVSE; this is translated from the coding sequence ATGGTAGACCGTCCCAAGTCCAAATCGCAAGGTCAGGATTCCTACGCCCAGCCCGCGCCAAAGCGGCAGAAAGCCAAAGAGTATGTCGAAATACTCAAGCCTGGAGAGGATGCAGAGCAGAAGCTGAGGGCGGTGAGAAGCCTCCGCCCAAAGTCGGACATGTGGGGATCGTGGCAGACGAAGAAGCAGATCAACACGAAAAAATGCGGCACAACGACACTGGCGTTCGCCGCCAGACTAGTTGCTCTTCGTAGAGCGGCGGGCCTGACGCAGGTGCAAATGGCCGAGCGAGCAGGCATTACGCAGTCCTATCTCAGTAAGCTTGAACGCGGGACGCTTGAGCCGAGTTTCCCGACGCTCTTCGCCTTGGCTAAAGCGCTGAACTGTCCAGCTTCCTCCCTGCTTGAAGGCGTCTCCGAATAG
- a CDS encoding HNH endonuclease signature motif containing protein, translated as MRQPPLIAALAAIFGALWRWLFRRGPNGWSAAFIASPEFLRTHEWARARYDALRANDGRCELCGRSKHDGVTLNVDHIISRRQRPDLALDVQNLQVLCGDRRDGAGEGCNKGKGNRHSDDWRHPSHPHRP; from the coding sequence ATGCGACAGCCTCCCCTCATCGCCGCCCTTGCTGCCATCTTCGGTGCGCTCTGGCGCTGGCTGTTCCGCCGCGGCCCGAACGGCTGGAGCGCGGCCTTCATCGCCTCGCCGGAGTTCCTGCGCACGCACGAATGGGCACGCGCCCGGTACGATGCCCTTCGCGCCAACGACGGGCGGTGCGAGCTGTGCGGCCGGTCGAAGCACGATGGGGTGACGCTCAACGTCGATCACATCATCAGCCGCCGCCAGCGTCCTGATTTGGCGCTGGACGTGCAGAATCTTCAAGTTCTATGCGGTGATCGCCGGGACGGTGCAGGCGAAGGCTGCAATAAGGGGAAAGGCAACCGCCACTCCGACGACTGGCGACACCCTTCGCACCCGCACCGGCCCTAG